A stretch of DNA from Campylobacter concisus:
TAGAAATTTAGGTCTTGCCTTGCTTGATAGCAAAGTACCAGCCAATATCGGCAAACAAATAGTTGCCATTAGCTCTATCATCATGGCTCTGCTTGCTATCAGTGGCCTCATCCTCTACGCACCAGCGATCAAGCGAAATTTCTTAAATTCACTAAAAATTAAACCAAAAGCAAAGGGCTACGCCTGCTTCTACAACCTTCACACTAGCCTTGGCACCTACGTGGCGATCTTGCTTGTAGTGATGTCACTAACTGGTCTTTACTGGTCTTATGGCTGGGTAAGAAGCAGCGTAAATAGCATATTTTTCGACCTAAAACCAAGCCAGGCGCAAAGGGCAATGCCTCAAAGAAATTTGACCCCAATAAGCGACGAGAAATTTAAAGAGATAGAGACTGCGGAGCAAATTTTTAAAGAAAATGTCACACTAGATCTAAAATCGCTCACGATAAATGTGCCTGAAAACAACCAAAGCACCTACACGATAAACTACGAAACTAGCGAGAGCCAAGTGGGCAAATTAAAGCTTGACGCGAGCGCTGGCAAGATCAAAGAGAATAAACTAGTTAGTAAAAGTGAAAGCATCCCAGAGGCAAAAAAGGCTGGTCGCAAAGTACTTAGTCTGCACACTGGAGAGATGTTTGGCGAAATTGGTCAGGTAGTGTTTGCAGTATCATGTGTGATCGCAGTTTTACTAATCATAACTGGCTTTTTGATGACCATAAAAAGGACTAAGGCACTCTAAATAAAAGTAAATTTTTACCTTGCTTTGGGTAAGATTTTAAGAAATTTTTACTACAAACAAGAGAGAAATTTATGAATAGAAAACGCATCTACAACCCAAGTTCAAATGAAAATTTGACCGACAGAAGAGTCTTTAACGGCAACCCACACGGCATTTTAAATTTCACCAAGGCAAAATACGAGTGGGCGTTAAAGCTTTGGGACCTCATGGAGGCAAATACCTGGTTTCCAAAAGAGGTCGATACCACCGA
This window harbors:
- a CDS encoding PepSY-associated TM helix domain-containing protein, which produces MFLKRGKIIFNIHLIIGLIAAIPLIFMTLSAPFASYREEIKSAINKNFINLVPSEKENLSLNELLAKAKSKIQFDTLESLQIGGANEAYRISITKDKKQLNFFIDPRSGEVISEDWGEKFRIIILSLHRNLGLALLDSKVPANIGKQIVAISSIIMALLAISGLILYAPAIKRNFLNSLKIKPKAKGYACFYNLHTSLGTYVAILLVVMSLTGLYWSYGWVRSSVNSIFFDLKPSQAQRAMPQRNLTPISDEKFKEIETAEQIFKENVTLDLKSLTINVPENNQSTYTINYETSESQVGKLKLDASAGKIKENKLVSKSESIPEAKKAGRKVLSLHTGEMFGEIGQVVFAVSCVIAVLLIITGFLMTIKRTKAL